AGCATTAGCATTAGACCCCTCCTCTTTCTTTGGGCCCTGCCCTGGCTATGTGTAATTAATGTGGCCATCAAAATAATTACCTGGGCCCAGAATCCTCCCTCTAGATATACAAGTTCGTTCATGTCCTTCAGGAGGGATTGGAAGTCATCATCAGTGTACTCAAAACGCTCCCCAAACACCAGCACACAGATGATGTTGGACACGGCATTGTTCATGATAATTTGTGGGTCAAAAGGTTTACCTGAAAACGTCACAGTATAAAAAGGTCCTCAAACTCACACAACAGTATATGGATGGCTATTTTCATCCTCCATGTGGCTCGTGCCATTCTCTCCTAATTtaataattatatccccgaaacgcggagcgtcggggatgtaatggttttgcgtgcgccgccgccgcgtccgcgtccgccgcgtccgccgccgcgtccgccgcgtaaggtctttcgtgttaacgcgataacttttgaacggatgtttggatttgtcccagattttttgggtgaatgctctagggcaggttcatgaactgattcgagtttggaggtcaacactttcaagatggctgaattcaagatggctgaatttttgtttggtccataactcctgaccgggtggatggatttgtcccagatttggtgtgtgaatgctctagggtaggttcatgaactgcttcgagttgggaggtcaacactttcaagatggctgaattcaagatggccgaattattgtttggtccataactttctgaccgggtggatggatttgtccccagatttggtgtgtgaatgctctagggtaggttcatgaactgcttcgaggttgggaggtcaacactttcaagatggctgaattcaagatggccgaattattgtttggtccataacttctgaccgggtggatggatttgtcccggatttggtgtgtgaatgctctagggtaggttcatgaactcattcgagtttggaagacaaacactttcaaaatggcggaattttcatttggcccataacttctgactgggtggattgatttgcccggtaacaccttattttaatggttcaccatttcagtgaatctaccatattaggtacagtgtaataataaccaatgtaacaatatttaataccatgtaatactagtgtaataccagtgtaacaatatgcaatatcaggtacagtgtaataacgagtgtaacagtatgcaataccatgtaatatagtgtaataccagtgtaacaatatgcaataccatgtaataccacttacgcacaaacacatgatgtaagtaaaaaaaattacattgtattaaatattgttacactggttattacactgtacctaatgtggtatatccactgaaccattaaaacagtattaccatttgccccatttttgcttcattttctcaatagtcatttggttttaagcctatgcacgtcatgtcacgtctgtatgtatcatatacggttacgaaatggtggacgggagtggtaggaatgatgggggactggaagcgtcgcgtttcggggatataccttaagcagtcgaaggcgactgcacaggcagtctagttttaagTAAGTTATCTTGTGATTAGTAGATAAACAGGCTCTTTCTTGGCACTGTGGTTCCCAAATAGGGATATATGTACCACTTGGGGTACataagcacactgcaggggggtaCGTGGGAAAATATAACGATTAAAAAAATGTCTGGAAAATGTATGGACACATTGGGATATAGGAAGGACATGAGTTAATTTGCACTTATGACATTACAAAAGACTAAGGACAAGTGGcttggaaacactgatgtagcagTTGGACAACACACTGCCGGAGCAATATCTTAATTGTTGTACACTTAGGTTTATGTGTGGAGTGGCAATTGTTGTTACCGGTACCTTGTTCATTTAGGAGGGCTTCGTTTAGACACCTGGCTTCCTGAAGGATAGACGGTTCAAGGCTTTTTTTGCCCAATCCAAAATTTTTCAGAGTGTGAAGAGCAAATCTCCTTTGTTGCTTCCAAGCATATCCATTGGACACAATCAACCCTATGGATTGTGACATAATGAAATATCCTATTTTCTGAGTATATTCTGTAATTATTATGCTGTCAACTGCTTTCCGCTCTCTGCTGagttagaaaaaaaaatcacctttGTCTCCAACAGTATCAGCAAATATTGGTATAACTGGACGATCAGTAAAGTTATCTGACTGATATGCCTCTCGAACAAGTTTATGCCCATTGAAAATGGCAACCCTTGGTCCATAAATTTTTACACTGAAGATGGGTCcgattttttttgcaaactgcaAGAGAGAAAATCACTAGAGTAAAGAGAcacaacaatacaataatagaacaataatatgtatgataattCAATAAATCAAAGCCTAGTTGAAtttgatatgaagagttcagatgtaaTTCTCTCTAAAGCCACTCATTTTATCAAGAACAAGAAGTCAAGTCCAAACAAATCATGAGGACTAATTTTTTAATTtacaaaattatttttttaaaaataaagcaaATTTTTGTGCAAACTCATTACAATTGCATTCAGAGGATTTTGCATCTGGCCTTTTCATAAAATTAACAATGCATTAGTTAAAACTAAGATAGACAGTTATCAGAAATGGACATGTGAATTAACATGGAAAGTACCGGTAATTCAGGTAAAAATTGAAGCAAATAAAAATGTCTTATTTCCCATTCACGTCTAGTTTTAAgtgtcatataggcctatatttaaattGCTTTCCTTTATTGCATTTTTAGTCCgtttatttatgtaggcctatgccacctgtgtgaagttggcaccccctatgttgaaaatctgattaaacgcattttggttcgattgtgcatcgtttgtgcaagattgtgcaggcaaaaagagcgtttgtgcacaaaccctctttaagatatttacattttaagaggttggtgactttaggtcactcagcaccccattaacctccaaatgactcaaaaatggttggaatcgtttgtgcttcgtttgtgcaggcaaaattaatgtttgagcacaaaccgtttttatgttatttaacttttaattttttgaaagtaggtcactcagcaccccattaacatccaaatgacttgaaaatggttggaatcgtttgtgcatcgtttgtgcaggAAAAATTAACGTTTGTGCACAAATCGTTTTTATGCTATTTAACTATTAATttttcaaaagtaggtcactcaggtcAACCTCCCCCGTCAACCTCCAGACTGATCctccattgaggcagtcggttcatatgcaaaatagggaggcagAGCACTCAGAGGGTCACAGGCAGGTTGACGGGGGAGGTTGACCTGAGGTTgacctgagtgacctacttttgaaaaATTAATAGTTAAATAGCATAAAAACGATTTGTGCACAAACGTTAATTTTCCCTGCACAAACGTgtacaaacgattccaaccattttgaagtcatttggatgttaatggggtgctgagtgacctattttcaaaaaattaaaagttaaataacataaaacggtttgtgcacaagcattagttttgcctgcacaaacgtgcacaaacgaagcacaaacgattccaaccatttttgagtcatttggaggttaatggggtgctgaatgacctaaggtcaccaacctcttaaaatgtaaatactgtatcttaaagacggtttgtgcacaaacgctcattttgccagCACAAttgtgcacaaacgatgcacaatcgaactaaaatgcttttaatcagattttcaacatatggggtgccaacttcacacaggtgccTATGCCACATATTTGTATTGTGGTCATTTCCAGTAGGCTATTATCAGTTTGTCCCCCATAGTAAAGACAAATCCTTGTGGCAGATGCCTGGTCAAGCGTTACATTCTGAGCTGGTTCGTTGTTGTGACATTTTGTCTAACACCAGAGTATTTCTACCGGCCCGCTTATTATGTTCAACCTTCCCATTCTTAATGGACAGGTAGTGAGGTGGTAGTGAGGGAAAATGCACATCTGCAGTTTTTTCAAAGATAGTGATGTTCCCTCGTGGTATTTTAACTGTGTCTTTATTAactgcaaaacaaacaaatccaAACTCTGCACTGTTACAAAAGCCGGACGGGGCAGGGACAGCATTGGTTTGGCTTTGCCCCTTTACCCCTTGGCTTTGGCCCCTTGCCCCGCGCCCGATTTACATGCAGTTGCAACGGAGCTCCATAACATTCATAATTTACCTCCGAAAAATGCCAAACGTGTCTCCCCTAATATTTCCCCGTAGGTAAAATGATCTAGGCCTACTCTGCGACTTGGAAATAATAACTAGAGATCGTATTGAGATCAACCAGCCGACTGGACAACCTTTGGCTCTTCATCACATAGCTGCGGACAGCTTACCACGCTTTCCGTCTTGACGCACAGCTGTTTCGTCATCATAAGCATAAAGCTATAGCCTACAGAGCCAGACAGACAAACTAGTCACACTTACCGTTTGAAACTGCAGGTGCATCTTGTTGGCGTCAATATGATGCAAGTCGCCTATAAAAGGCAATGACCATGGCCCCGGAGGAAAATtgttaggggtctgacacaccaaggcggtaaagcgtcgcggaacggccacgttttttaccggcgtcggtgaaaatacattgaaacctatctgtccttacacaccaaccggcggtagtcgggcgtcagcggcgcgggagccggctccgcgccgcgctgcatttggaaaatagaactcgagcgtatttttcacgccggcgaccggcggtgtctcattcaaatgaatggcaaagtagcatgctagctttggctgtggctagggttttgaataggactggccgcgcacgccgacgctgtcagtgtgcaaggcagagaaaagcacgccggccaaaactaagcagaaagaccgcgtccgtcctgcgaccgttccgttccgccttggtatgttttggcccttaggtgGTTTAGTCTTTATGTAGTCATACACCAGAAGAAACACGAAAAAACAAAGTAAAAACGATTTGATATCCAGCAACTCCAAAAGGCGAAACAACAGTGTCATTGTTCAATGCCCAAACGATCCAAGACTGCAACGAACAACTTTTTCCTAGCGGTTTCACGGACAAACTGAAGTGTGCGCCTCAAGTTTTCACCCTCTCCTGCTCTGCCTGCTGGACCAACAAACACTCCTATGTTTACAGCATACGGCGATTTTTACGCAGAAACAACGGTCGTGATGTCAGCTGTTGCGCTGTAGGAATAAGGTATGCTCTAATACAAGTTCCAACACAACAACTGTAAGCTGCAGCAACGATACATTTTAGCTTGGGCTAGTTGTTCTTGCCCAACCCTACCCGAAGTCACCGTTAAGACTCTGACTTGATATCCCATGTGTTATTAAATGCAAAGGTCAGGAGGCTAAGGATATGGGCTATGCCACTCATGCAGCATGCCTCTCATCTCATCACTAGCCTACAACATCTTCGTCCTTCTCAGACAGGCGCTTGTGCACCACTGCAGGACATGCAAGGACTGAAAGACTGAGAACATAAGTTTTTACCCTCAAGTAGtcagtttttagtgttttttagtGTTATTTTAAGTTGATGACCCCTTATCATTCCACTACATGCAAAGTGTAAGTGACAAATAGCACCGTTGTCCTCTGAGAGGGTGTCACACTCATTTTGGCCTTTTCCCACTCTCCAACTCCACACATTTTATTTCTCACTCTGCAAATGTGTCGTAAAAAACTCCAattgccaccaccaccccccccccccccccccaaagcatGTCCAtaggcttccctgcatgtagcaTCCAGGAGAGCTTAAACTTCAGTgacatgagaaaaatcctgaCAGAACACAACTTCGGTGAAATATCAGTGCATGACTGAAATGCATGCTTGCAGTGCAATGAGTTCCACTTGCAGTGCTGAACCATTGGAATTGACCAGTAACAGGGTAGTCTACAGTTATAGGCATTTGCACTAAGAATTTTTTCAATACGTGTGCACCACCTagatcagtggtggggaacctttttcatttgaggggccacttcaaattcatccgagggccgtaaacatcctccaagggccgtaatatgaacacaaaccaggatttccccctacattttaggcctatattgaaggcagccatctttaaaacagaccccaccttctctagatccACTGAATATGGCTTAATTGTATAGCAAATGTATTTTtgaagattccattacaaaatatgtcatatttcatgtgaagctgcataacattacccCATACCCCATGCCCCATACATCGGgtgccggataaaacggcctcaaggggacatagattccccacccctgatggaTATGGAAATCTGACAATTTAATCAAGGCAACACACGAGTCTCCAAAGATACAGTACAAAGACATAGGAGTAGATTTGAGAAATGTGTGAACGCAAGTAGCCTCTTGGTGCAgatgctgaaaatactgaactataTCATAattacattgctatgacattatcgagagccttaacttacagattaagacatagccattacaattttgatgacagtaaggttataacatatacCGATGGAAGTTGGTTGGCCATACCCTTCGCAAACCTGTAACAAACACCACAAGACAGGCCCTCTTCTGGAATCcacaaggaagaaggaagaggggaaggccaAGAAACAGCTGGCGTCGCGACCTAGATGCGGATGTGAAGAGGTCTGGCTATACATGGGGACAACTGGAAAAGATGGCCCAGGATCGAAATGACTGGAGAGCACTTGTTCGTGGCCTATGCCCAAAGTTGGGCGGtaggcgtaagtaagtaagtaaggttataacataggctctgcgcaaagggttaACAAAGCACAGACAGATTCAGGAAAAGTAGCTAGATAAACCCATAAAATCAAATAGCAAACCATTTGTACCGTGTAAATGAGGTCATCTGCGCTAGTTTGCCACTCAAGTCTCGAACCTGCGACCTACCAGTCAATGCTCGGGCATGGGAGGCTCAGCACGATGCCACTGAGCTACAGGTCCAGCACGGCAGCTCAGTGCTACTGAAAGTCTATGAGACTTTGGGAAggaggtttctttttttaaaaaaaaagatttattttattttattttttttactttatttgataggacagtctgagaggtggacaggaagtgaatggggagccATGCAGGGGtcagcgaatggggagagagacgggcaggggtcagcaaaggacccgggctgggattcgaacccaggtcagccgcatggcaggcgagtaccctaccggttggccacggcagggccggggaAAGAGGTTTCTAAATATTTTAcactgaactctgctagttgccaTCCGTTGCAAGTAGTCTACCTGTTTGTTTGGTTGCAAGCGACATTGCATTATAGACAGTGTTAAGTGTTGGTACAAGCAGCTTTCTCATTTTT
This is a stretch of genomic DNA from Engraulis encrasicolus isolate BLACKSEA-1 chromosome 6, IST_EnEncr_1.0, whole genome shotgun sequence. It encodes these proteins:
- the LOC134451569 gene encoding cytochrome P450 2J1-like; the protein is MCGVGEWEKAKMSVTPSQRTTTPNNFPPGPWSLPFIGDLHHIDANKMHLQFQTFAKKIGPIFSVKIYGPRVAIFNGHKLVREAYQSDNFTDRPVIPIFADTVGDKGLIVSNGYAWKQQRRFALHTLKNFGLGKKSLEPSILQEARCLNEALLNEQGKPFDPQIIMNNAVSNIICVLVFGERFEYTDDDFQSLLKDMNELVYLEGGFWAQVKLMVKCTWDLWSTNS